In a single window of the Podospora pseudocomata strain CBS 415.72m chromosome 2 map unlocalized CBS415.72m_2, whole genome shotgun sequence genome:
- the TAF5 gene encoding Transcription initiation factor TFIID subunit 5 (COG:K; EggNog:ENOG503NWCH) — translation MSNPPPQPTGQAPPSASYSGQPQSAGGAPAPSQPATTSTPSAQNLNQIVTDYLKKKGFTKTEAVFRIETAHLGPDGRPANRGQDPADPKRYLKAFILIKNWIDNNLDIYKFELEKLLWPIFVYSYLELVGQGYHEDSKTYLATLRPHFETVHHDTLRLLSTVTLPQHMNEDPTIKLYKENKYRIPLNNTLTLNLFQFLQRDSDSGGSTIIYILQTFCAIDNSSRGPIEPYSFEAVYRRTQNRELDEIDAQEGIPGVFTGVANRDVLDNTAKLKLGPLPMEPELRDDVRIELEEEDQSHPPVDGRPSLVEVFDKRIKQEEGDDVPSRADLPLPQSRARDVVMEMQKVRENRDRFLIEGRTGGVGVPVSVCMFTFHNTLGNVSCMEFSNDHQLVAVGTSDSYIRVWDLEGKPLRTTLDNEKDLKVNNRKLIGHSGPVFGISFSDSTASLDRNPYLEGSGKPVDTSAKLLLSCSMDGQVRLWSLESWSCLCIYRSHDGPIFRVLWGPHGHYFATAGWDKTVRIFTQDHASAQRIMVGHDTPISAIAWHPNGTYVFSASDETDKSIRMWSLTTGGCVRIYTGHADYISALQCAPNGKILASADTGGNIFLWDIEKSKRIKRMRGHGKGGIPSLSFSAESNILVSGGLDGTVRVWDVELPADPSKANPLAGGSAQPGQQPDGITVAGDSIAVAGSGDNRSITVGGQAAQVTGASTSGAGSGSGGGGGGGSGKKKSKEVQVTPDQISAFPTKKTPVLKVAFTRMNLVVAGGCYDPDR, via the exons AtgtcaaaccccccacctcaaccaacagGTCAGGCCCCGCCTAGCGCCTCATATTCGGGGCAGCCACAGTCGGCAGGTGGTGCACCTGCTCCCTCACAGCCGGCGACGACCAGCACCCCATCAGCACAGAACCTCAATCAGATT GTTACCGACTATCTGAAGAAAAAGGGTTTCACCAAAACTGAGGCTGTCTTTCGCATCGAGACTGCCCATCTCGGTCCAGATGGGAGACCAGCAAACCGAGGCCAAGATCCCGCCGACCCAAAGAGGTACCTCAAGGCGTTCATTCTCATCAAGAACTGGATCGACAACAACTTGGACATCTACAAGTTTGAGCTTGAGAAGCTTCTGTGGCCCATCTTCGTCTACTCCTACCTGGAGCTTGTTGGCCAGGGCTACCATGAGGATTCAAAAACTTATCTTGCGACTCTCCGGCCACACTTTGAGACAGTTCACCATGACACACTGAGGTTGCTGAGCACTGTCACCCTGCCACAGCACATGAACGAGGACCCCACGATCAAGTTGTATAAGGAGAACAAATACCGGATTCCGCTGAACAACACTCTGACCCTCAACCTGTTTCAGTTCCTCCAGCGCGACTCCGATTCGGGCGGAAGCACCATCATCTACATTCTTCAAACCTTCTGCGCAATCGACAACAGCTCACGTGGTCCGATCGAGCCTTATAGTTTCGAGGCCGTTTACCGTCGGACCCAAAACCGTGAGTTGGACGAGATTGACGCGCAAGAGGGCATTCCCGGCGTCTTCACTGGCGTTGCGAATCGCGACGTCCTCGACAACACAGCCAAGTTGAAACTAGGCCCATTGCCTATGGAACCCGAGCTTAGAGATGACGTTCGCATTGaacttgaggaagaagaccaGTCGCACCCACCGGTGGACGGCCGACCCAGCTTGGTCGAAGTGTTTGACAAACGCATTAAGCAAGAAGAGGGTGACGACGTTCCATCGCGAGCTGACCTACCTCTCCCACAATCGCGAGCCAGGGATGTCGTCATGGAGATGCAAAAGGTGCGCGAGAACCGCGACAGGTTCCTGATTGAGGGTCGTactgggggagttggagtgCCTGTGTCAGTTTGCATGTTTACCTTTCATAACACGCTCGGAAA CGTCTCATGCATGGAATTCTCCAACGATCACCAGCTAGTTGCTGTGGGCACCTCTGATTCCTACATTCGCGTCTGGGATCTGGAGGGCAAACCGCTTCGGACAACGCTGGACAATGAAAAAGACCTCAAGGTTAACAATAGGAAGCTGATTGGCCATTCGGGTCCTGTCTTTGGTATCTCCTTCTCAGATTCCACCGCTTCCCTTGACCGGAATCCCTACCTTGAAGGGTCCGGGAAGCCGGTAGACACCAGCGCGAAGCTGTTGCTGTCTTGTTCTATGGATGGTCAGGTTCGCCTGTGGTCACTCGAGTCCTGGTCTTGCCTCTGCATCTACAGGTCTCACGACGGTCCTATTTTTCGCGTGCTTTGGGGTCCACACGGACACTACTTTGCCACGGCCGGATGGGACAAGACGGTCCGTATCTTCACCCAAGATCATGCTTCGGCTCAGCGCATTATGGTCGGCCATGACACCCCGATCTCGGCCATTGCGTGGCATCCCAACGGAACATATGTCTTCTCGGCCTCTGACGAAACTGACAAGTCGATTCGGATGTGGTCTCTCACAACTGGCGGCTGCGTTAGAATTTATACCGGACATGCCGACTACATCAGTGCCTTGCAGTGTGCTCCCAACGGAAAGATTCTTGCCAGCGCCGACACAGGTGGCAATATTTTCCTTTGGGATATCGAGAAGAGCAAACGAATCAAGAGGATGCGTGGCCACGGGAAGGGCGGCATCCCATCTCTCAGTTTCAGTGCCGAGTCGAATATTCTCGTCTCTGGCGGGCTTGACGGCACGGTTCGAGTTTGGGATGTCGAGCTGCCAGCCGACCCCAGCAAGGCGAATCCCTTAGCCGGCGGTTCAGCCCAGCCAGGTCAACAGCCTGATGGGATAACTGTTGCCGGTGACAGCATTGCGGTGGCGGGGTCTGGTGACAATCGGTCCATCACTGTCGGCGGACAGGCTGCTCAGGTTACAGGTGCGAGCACCTCTGGGGCTGGTAGTGGgagtggcggtggaggtggaggtgggtctggcaagaagaagtcgaaagAGGTTCAGGTTACTCCTGATCAAATCAGCGCGTTCCCTACCAAGAAGACTCCGGTCTTGAAGGTGGCGTTTACACGGATGaacttggtggtggctggagGGTGCTATGACCCTGATCGTTag
- a CDS encoding uncharacterized protein (EggNog:ENOG503P6Y8; COG:S) codes for MNPPPPNPQELPIDIHTPFTLPEHLSHLASTDRDITSLLTPVIASLTALSTPPSSTSPNAPQEAFKSAQTSYFRTIDRISKHLNRQIYALEEANIISLAATSSNQQPSQSAENPDSQPGASQPDGTKDTKKVARLDPDGTGKYGKLDVGRLNLASSTTERDVEAETWERVKAHFAGMAEAQGVNTGDRMQE; via the coding sequence AtgaaccccccaccccccaacccccaagaacTACCAATCGACATCCACAcacccttcaccctccccgaacacctctcccacctcgccTCCACAGACCGCgacatcacctccctcctaaCCCCCGTAATAGCCTCCCTAACCGctctctccacccccccctcttcaaccagCCCCAACGCCCCCCAAGAAGCCTTCAAATCAGCCCAAACATCCTACTTCCGCACCATCGACCGCATATCCAAACACCTCAACCGACAAATCTACGCCCTCGAAGAAGCaaacatcatctccctcgccgccacctcctccaaccaacaaccctcccaaTCTGCCGAAAACCCCGACTCCCAACCCGGCGCATCTCAGCCCGACGGCACCAAGGATACCAAGAAAGTCGCCCGCCTCGACCCAGACGGAACAGGCAAATACGGCAAGCTCGACGTCGGAAGGCTGAACTTGGCTTCGTCAACGACTGAGAGGGacgtcgaggccgagaccTGGGAGAGGGTTAAGGCGCATTTTGCTGGTATGGCCGAGGCCCAGGGGGTGAATACCGGTGACAGGATGCAGGAGTAG
- a CDS encoding uncharacterized protein (EggNog:ENOG503PRMT): MILKALLLATLAAATPLLSPKLISLNPTDSDTEIYKSVPSSPPQEVYRSFHPHSSRSYLETGTAAFPAPAACTTGPAASSNDDSGFNIGDYTLVTPSNKTTSYQVEKTWYKKHLVSGPHWFGYSSAEGQFGAWKCQFLCNAEEECNGYFVWFEARDEKGRGEMMKCNLFDAVIPESVLVSTNATGFVAGGAYDRICKEHVKST, from the exons ATGATCCTCAAAGCCCTCCTCCTGGCgaccctcgccgccgccacccccctcctATCCCCCAAATTAATCTCCCTGAACCCCACCGACTCCGACACCGAAATCTACAAATccgtcccctcctcccctccccaggAAGTCTACCGCTCCTTTCACCCTCACTCCTCGAGAAGCTACCTCGAAACAGGCACCGCTGCCTTCCCCGCCCCAGCAGCTTGCACCACCggccccgccgcctcctccaacgacGACAGCGGGTTCAACATTGGAGATTACACCCTCGTCACTCCTTCCAACAAGACCACCAGCTACCAAGTCGAAAAGACTTGGTATAAGAAGCACCTCGTCTCTGGCCCTCACTGGTTCGGGTACAGCTCGGCCGAGGGACAGTTTGGGGCGTGGAAGTGCCAGTTTTTGTGCaatgccgaggaggagtgcAATGGGTATTTTGTCTGGTTTGAGGCTCGTGacgagaaggggaggggggagatgatgaagtgTAATCTGTTTGATGCTGT CATCCCCGAGTCGGTCTTGGTTTCTACCAATGCTACTGGCTTTGTTGCTGGCGGGGCGTATGATCGGATTTGCAAGGAGCATGTCAAGTCGACCTGA